The proteins below are encoded in one region of Telopea speciosissima isolate NSW1024214 ecotype Mountain lineage chromosome 10, Tspe_v1, whole genome shotgun sequence:
- the LOC122642148 gene encoding outer envelope protein 80, chloroplastic: MAKNDGVRFVSCSIRISPYKVHYPLHLQPKLPFCCQTLSSNLNKTRETISGFISSIRNRRKFSPFQTKSSLLCSSSLSLVRSEESNQNILEVREPQQKAHLPSRHGREDEERVLISEVLIRNKDGEELERKDLEAEAATALKACRPNSALTVREVQEDVHRIIDSGYFCSCMPVAVDTRDGIRLIFQVEPNQEFQGLICEGANVLPSKFLENAFRDGYGKVVNIRRLDEVINSINGWYMERGLFGLVSDVEILSGGIIRLQVSEAEVNNIAIHFLDRRTGEPTTGKTRPETILRQLTTKKGQVYSLLQGRRDVETVLTMGIMEDVSIIPQPAGDTGKVDLVMKVVERPSGGFSAGGGISSGITSGPLSGLIGSFAYSHRNVFGRNQKLNISLERGQIDSIFRINYTDPWIEGDDKRTSRSIMIQNSRTPGTLVHGNQTDGGNVTIGRVTAGLEFSRPLRPKWSGTAGLIFQHAGARDEKGNPIIKDCYGSPLTASGNAHDEMLLAKFESVYTGSGDHGSSMFVFNMEQGLPVLPEWLCFNRVNARARRGVDIGPARLLLSLSGGHVVGNFSPHEAFAIGGTNSVRGYEEGAVGSGRSYVVGCGEISFPLFGPVEGAIFGDYGSDLGSGPTVPGDPAGARLKAGSGYGYGFGIRVESPLGPLRLEYAFNDRLAKRFHFGVGHRN; this comes from the exons ATGGCAAAGAACGATGGAGTTCGGTTCGTATCTTGTTCCATCAGAATTTCTCCTTACAAAGTTCACTATCCTCTCCATTTACAACCTAAGCTTCCGTTCTGCTGTCAAACCCTATCGTCAAATTTAAACAAAACTAGAGAAACAATCAGTGGTTTCATCTCATCAATCAGGAACCGCAGAAAGTTTTCCCCCTTTCAAACTAAATCATCTCTACTCTGTTCATCTTCTCTATCTCTGGTTCGATCCGAAGAATCGAATCAAAACATATTGGAAGTTAGAGAACCTCAGCAGAAGGCCCATTTGCCGAGCCGACATGGAAGAGAAGACGAGGAGAGGGTTTTGATCAGTGAGGTTTTAATCCGGAACAAGGACGGTGAGGAGCTTGAGAGGAAGGACCTTGAGGCAGAGGCAGCAACTGCATTAAAGGCCTGCCGCCCAAACTCGGCCCTAACCGTGCGGGAGGTCCAGGAGGATGTTCACCGCATTATTGATAGTGGTTACTTTTGTTCATGCATGCCGGTGGCCGTGGATACTAGAGATGGAATACGGTTGATTTTTCAG GTAGAACCAAATCAGGAGTTCCAAGGGTTGATATGCGAAGGTGCTAATGTTCTTCCatcaaaatttttggaaaatgcatTCCGTGATGGATATG GAAAAGTTGTTAATATCCGGAGGTTGGATGAAGTGATAAATTCCATCAATGGTTGGTACATGGAGCgtggcctgtttggcttg GTTTCAGATGTTGAGATTCTTTCTGGTGGAATTATTCGGCTACAAGTTTCAGAAGCTGAGGTCAATAACATTGCCATACATTTCCTTGACAGGAGGAC TGGTGAGCCAACAACGGGGAAGACAAGGCCTGAAACCATACTCAGGCAGCTAACAACCAAGAAGGGACAG GTCTACAGCTTGCTTCAAGGAAGAAGAGACGTGGAAACTGTTCTGACTATGGGAATCATGGAAGATGTTAGCATTATTCCCCAGCCTGCAGGAG ATACTGGTAAAGTTGATTTGGTAATGAAAGTTGTTGAGCGTCCTAGTGGAGGTTTCTCTGCTGGTGGTGGAATTTCAAGTGG GATAACAAGTGGACCTCTATCAGGGCTAATTGGAAG CTTTGCATATTCCCATAGGAATGTTTTTGGCAGAAACCAGAAACTTAATATCTCCTTGGAAAGGGGACAAATTGACTCAATATTTCGCATAAATTATACAGACCCATGGATTGAAGGAGATGATAAGCGTACATCTAGATCAATCATGATTCAG aaCTCAAGAACTCCTGGAACGTTAGTCCATGGGAACCAAACTGATGGCGGTAATGTGACTATTGGCCGGGTTACAGCTGGTCTCGAATTCAGTCGACCTTTAAGACCGAAATGGAGTGGAACAGCTGGACTTATTTTTCAG CATGCTGGTGCTCGTGATGAGAAGGGGAATCCCATTATTAAGGATTGCTATGGTAGCCCACTAACTGCAAG CGGCAATGCTCACGATGAAATGCTTCTTGCTAAATTTGAGAGTGTCTACACTGGTTCTGGTGACCATGGGTCTTCAATG TTTGTGTTTAACATGGAACAAGGACTTCCTGTCTTGCCTGAGTGGCTATGTTTTAACAGGGTGAATGCCCGTGCCAGGAGGGGTGTAGATATTGGTCCTGCTCGACTTCTTTTGAG TTTGTCTGGTGGTCATGTGGTGGGCAACTTCTCTCCCCATGAAGCATTTGCAATTGGTGGAACAAACAGTGTTAGAGGTTATGAAGAAGGCGCTGTGGGCTCTGGTCGGTCGTACGTTGTTGGTTGTGGAGAGATTTCTTTTCCTCTG TTTGGGCCAGTTGAAGGTGCAATTTTTGGTGATTATGGAAGTGATCTGGGATCAGGCCCAACAGTGCCTG gTGACCCTGCTGGTGCAAGGTTAAAAGCTGGAAGCGGCTATGGTTATGGGTTTGGTATCCGTGTGGAGTCTCCTTTGGGTCCTTTACGACTGGAATATGCCTTCAATGATAGGCTAGCAAAGAGGTTCCATTTTGGAGTTGGCCACAGGAACTGA
- the LOC122642150 gene encoding DNA replication complex GINS protein PSF1 — MYGRKASQLLKELSSNGTGQFTGFNTDMFGEVLKECNMHHLELQSLMRKIQEEGLDMQTTRNADHFGAVIHHLSLMRNKRCLMAYVYNRAEVIQSLRWKVGPVLPQEIQGKLNQSEKEYFKNHSASLEAYMSELDLDLTVDMVPPKDPYIRVRVLDDIGDEVVLDDQSHNFVRHSIHLLKGVDAEQYISQGLMEELSG; from the exons ATGTACGGAAGAAAGGCATCTCAACTATTGAAGGAACTCTCCAGCAACGGAACAGGGCAATTCACGGGTTTCAAT ACTGATATGTTTGGTGAAGTACTTAAAGAATGTAATATGCACCACCTTGAGCTTCAGTCATTGATGAG GAAAATCCAGGAAGAGGGGTTGGACATGCAAACGACTAGAAATGCTGACCACTTTGGTGCAGTCATCCACCATCTGTCTTTAATGCGCAATAAACGTTGCCTCATGGCTTATGT CTATAACCGAGCTGAAGTTATTCAGAGCTTGAGGTGGAAGGTGGGGCCAGTACTCCCCCAAGAAATTCAAGGAAAGCTGAACCAGTCTGAGAAAGAGTATTTCAAGAATCACTCTGCTTCTCTAGAGGCATACATGTCAGAACTGGATCTGGATTTGACTGtg GATATGGTGCCGCCCAAGGATCCCTACATTCGGGTCAGGGTGCTTGATGATATTGGTGATGAGGTGGTGCTCGATGATCAGTCACACAATTTTGTTCGCCACTCTATACACTTGCTTAAGGGAGTAGATGCTGAGCAGTACATCTCACAG GGCTTGATGGAGGAGCTCTCAGGGTGA